A region from the Geobacter benzoatilyticus genome encodes:
- a CDS encoding ArsR/SmtB family transcription factor — protein MKNAARLFKSLADETRLRILALLLAEEKLCVCDLMAALELPQSTVSRHLAQLKNAGWVDDRREGVWVYYSLLASDSPDRRELQAHLARYLATEPVAMADRERLAGFGQGNRCA, from the coding sequence ATGAAAAACGCAGCCCGACTATTTAAATCCCTTGCCGACGAAACCCGTCTCCGGATCCTGGCGCTCCTCCTGGCGGAGGAGAAGCTCTGTGTCTGTGATCTCATGGCAGCCCTGGAGCTACCCCAGTCCACGGTGTCGCGGCACCTGGCCCAGCTCAAGAACGCCGGCTGGGTGGATGACCGGAGGGAAGGGGTATGGGTCTACTATTCCCTCCTGGCCTCAGACTCTCCCGACCGCCGGGAGCTACAGGCACACCTGGCGCGGTACCTTGCCACGGAACCGGTCGCCATGGCCGACCGGGAGCGCCTCGCCGGCTTCGGCCAGGGGAATCGCTGCGCCTGA
- a CDS encoding phosphatase PAP2 family protein, translating to MKNCPPAPLDTHFWFRHGAVPFLLFILVATACEITHLDLVLADRFYDFTAGNWPARRSWWAEWLIHKRGRDLVAVVASLSFISWVLSYQVARLRTFRWNALYLLVAIVLGTGIVTIGKDLTGRHCPWSMERYGGTVPYTRLFEGNPPGAKKGKCFPAGHAAGGFSLMGVYFALRDRRAGIARAGLITGLVLGTVYGYAQMARGAHFLSHTVWSAAICWFVALGLYLVFRPKLKTPTGEFPS from the coding sequence ATGAAAAATTGCCCTCCCGCCCCCCTGGATACTCACTTCTGGTTCCGGCACGGGGCGGTGCCGTTTCTTCTCTTTATTCTCGTGGCCACGGCCTGCGAAATTACCCATCTGGACCTGGTGCTGGCCGACCGGTTCTATGACTTCACCGCCGGCAACTGGCCCGCCCGCCGATCATGGTGGGCCGAGTGGCTCATCCACAAGCGGGGACGGGACCTGGTCGCGGTCGTTGCTTCCCTCTCCTTCATCTCATGGGTGCTCTCGTACCAGGTTGCCCGGCTGCGGACTTTCCGCTGGAACGCCCTCTACCTCCTTGTGGCTATCGTCCTCGGCACGGGGATCGTCACCATCGGCAAAGACCTTACCGGCCGCCACTGCCCCTGGTCCATGGAGCGCTACGGCGGCACCGTCCCCTACACCCGCCTCTTCGAAGGAAATCCCCCCGGAGCGAAGAAAGGGAAATGCTTCCCGGCGGGACATGCCGCCGGAGGCTTCTCCCTCATGGGGGTATACTTCGCCCTGCGGGACCGCCGCGCCGGGATCGCCCGGGCAGGCCTAATCACGGGGCTGGTGCTGGGCACCGTCTACGGCTACGCCCAGATGGCCCGGGGCGCCCACTTCCTCTCCCATACGGTCTGGTCCGCCGCCATCTGCTGGTTCGTCGCCCTGGGGCTTTACCTCGTCTTCAGGCCGAAGCTGAAAACACCCACGGGGGAATTCCCGTCTTGA
- a CDS encoding LTA synthase family protein, producing the protein MPMRRPLGIIGLFSLIYLVIATVTRTVLLLMIPSESGLTLPLVAKAYGVGLVFDAAALSYLLIPAALYLIFAPRRLTESKGHPAVVRTAFFVILYALIFGAIAEYFFFEEFSTRFNFIAVDYLVYTGEVIGNIRESYPLIPILSGICAAALATVYLLRNAISRAAAVTFGARRRRLGAMLLAAPLAALLLVNISGTAISANSYANELAGNGLYGLFAAFRNNELDFNRFYVSRDERQAMARLRSLVEERNNHYAAAAPRMTREITGEGREKRLNVIVVVEESLSASFLGAFGNKNGLSPNIDRLARESLLFTHLYASGTRTVRGLEALTLSVPPLPGTSIVKRPDNGGFRSWGEIMKEKGYDTRYIYAGYGYFDNMNAFFSANGFNIVDRSNFAGNEITFANIWGVCDEDLFRKTIRESQKSYNAGRPFFSMVMTTSNHRPFTYPSGRIDIPSKTGRSGGVKYADYAIGKFIEEARKEPWFKDTVFVFVADHCGNSAGKTELPVKKYEIPLLIYSPNHIKPGVVDRMMAQIDVAPTVLGLLNTIYTTDFLGRDILKADNRTDRAFISTYQKLGYIEGDRLLTLGPQKEATLSRFDRRSGATTPLPMDRRLLDDALAWYQGANYIYKNRLNRIPQP; encoded by the coding sequence ATGCCCATGCGTCGCCCCCTCGGAATCATCGGCCTCTTCTCACTCATCTACCTTGTCATAGCAACCGTCACCCGAACGGTCCTGCTCCTCATGATTCCATCGGAATCGGGGCTCACGCTCCCGCTTGTGGCCAAGGCCTACGGGGTGGGGCTCGTCTTCGACGCCGCAGCCCTGTCATACCTCCTCATCCCCGCGGCTCTTTACCTGATTTTCGCCCCGCGGAGGCTCACGGAAAGCAAGGGACACCCGGCAGTGGTTCGCACGGCTTTTTTCGTCATCCTCTACGCCCTCATCTTCGGCGCAATCGCCGAGTATTTCTTCTTCGAGGAGTTTTCGACCCGTTTCAATTTCATCGCCGTGGACTATCTGGTCTACACCGGCGAGGTCATCGGCAATATCCGCGAGTCATACCCACTCATCCCGATTTTGTCCGGAATTTGCGCGGCCGCCCTGGCAACGGTTTATCTGCTGCGCAACGCCATAAGCCGGGCTGCGGCCGTAACCTTCGGCGCACGTCGTCGCCGCCTTGGCGCCATGCTTCTGGCAGCCCCCCTGGCGGCGCTTCTTCTGGTGAACATTTCAGGCACCGCAATCTCAGCCAACAGCTACGCCAACGAACTGGCAGGAAACGGCCTCTACGGACTCTTCGCCGCATTCCGCAACAACGAGCTGGACTTCAACCGCTTCTACGTAAGCCGCGATGAACGGCAGGCCATGGCACGGTTGCGCAGCCTCGTGGAAGAACGCAACAACCACTATGCCGCCGCCGCGCCCCGGATGACCCGGGAGATTACGGGAGAAGGGCGGGAAAAGCGGCTCAACGTCATCGTGGTGGTAGAGGAGAGCCTGAGCGCCTCATTCCTCGGCGCGTTCGGCAACAAGAACGGTCTCTCCCCGAACATCGACCGCCTCGCCAGGGAATCCCTCCTTTTCACCCACCTTTATGCCAGCGGAACTCGGACGGTCAGAGGGCTTGAGGCCCTGACCCTTTCGGTGCCCCCTCTCCCGGGAACATCCATCGTAAAGCGCCCGGACAACGGGGGCTTCCGCTCCTGGGGCGAGATCATGAAGGAGAAGGGGTACGACACCCGGTACATCTATGCGGGGTACGGCTACTTCGACAACATGAACGCATTTTTCTCGGCCAACGGCTTCAACATCGTCGATCGCAGCAACTTCGCCGGCAACGAAATCACCTTCGCCAACATCTGGGGAGTTTGCGACGAAGACCTCTTCCGCAAGACCATCAGGGAATCGCAAAAGTCCTACAACGCGGGACGCCCCTTCTTCAGCATGGTCATGACCACTTCCAACCACCGCCCATTCACCTATCCTTCGGGGCGAATCGACATCCCCTCCAAAACCGGACGCTCCGGGGGTGTGAAGTACGCCGACTATGCCATCGGCAAATTCATCGAAGAGGCCCGCAAGGAGCCGTGGTTCAAGGACACGGTCTTCGTCTTCGTGGCCGACCACTGCGGCAACAGCGCCGGCAAGACCGAACTGCCGGTTAAAAAATACGAGATCCCCCTGCTGATCTATTCCCCCAACCACATTAAACCGGGGGTGGTGGACCGGATGATGGCCCAGATCGACGTTGCCCCCACTGTGCTCGGCCTCCTCAACACGATTTACACCACCGACTTTCTCGGCCGCGACATCCTCAAGGCCGATAACCGCACCGACCGTGCCTTCATCTCCACCTACCAGAAGCTGGGCTACATAGAGGGGGACCGCCTTCTGACCCTCGGCCCCCAGAAGGAGGCAACCCTGTCCCGCTTCGACCGCCGGAGCGGCGCCACGACGCCGCTTCCCATGGACAGGCGGCTTCTGGACGACGCTCTCGCCTGGTACCAGGGTGCGAACTACATCTATAAAAACCGCCTGAACAGGATTCCACAGCCATGA
- a CDS encoding heavy metal sensor histidine kinase gives MSLNNRPNPRHGTLSLTARLTILSTLATTGVLLFAIIFQFLALVNDLDFEDNDFIIEKIRVIEGIINRYPDATSHLEQEVHWEGAMREDTRYLVRIIDNRGDVVMETERMDRIAPPGVFPRPAKDTHAIGRGKKITGPKHRVYLVNSAWAGSENRTSSRLIQMALDVTEEEALVDGYKQKMGFVFLAGLCLSAALSAVVMRRGLRPLAELTDAADRIDVTTLNERIDSRVWPRELARFAAAFDGMLNRLQNSFDRLADSSANLAHEIRTPINILRGEAEVALSRSRSVDEYRRIIESSLEEYERLSRLIDNILFLARTEQQIEPVPMDAGRELALLRDYYGTLAEEKGITISCTGGGSIVADPVLFQRAVGNLLSNAIRYTHDGGAITVALTRDDAGAARITITDTGIGIAPDELARVFDRFFRSSDARSTNPQGTGLGLAIVQSIMELHQGSVSIESEPGRGTSVTLIFPQG, from the coding sequence CTCGCCACCACGGGCGTCCTGCTCTTTGCCATAATTTTCCAGTTCCTCGCCCTGGTGAACGACCTGGACTTCGAAGACAACGACTTCATCATTGAAAAAATCAGGGTGATCGAAGGGATTATCAATCGCTACCCCGACGCAACTTCCCACCTGGAACAGGAAGTCCACTGGGAAGGGGCAATGCGCGAGGATACCAGGTACCTGGTGCGCATTATCGATAACCGTGGGGATGTGGTCATGGAAACCGAGCGCATGGACCGCATCGCCCCCCCTGGAGTGTTCCCCCGCCCGGCAAAGGATACCCATGCCATTGGCCGGGGGAAAAAGATAACCGGCCCGAAGCACCGGGTGTACCTTGTCAACTCGGCCTGGGCCGGGAGCGAAAACAGAACTTCCTCCCGCCTCATCCAGATGGCCCTTGACGTGACCGAGGAAGAGGCGCTAGTGGACGGGTACAAGCAGAAGATGGGCTTTGTGTTCCTGGCCGGACTCTGCCTTTCCGCCGCCCTGAGTGCCGTAGTGATGCGGCGGGGTTTGCGCCCGCTGGCCGAACTGACCGACGCCGCCGACCGCATCGACGTAACGACCCTTAACGAACGGATCGACTCCCGTGTCTGGCCGCGGGAACTGGCCCGTTTCGCAGCGGCGTTCGACGGGATGCTCAACCGTCTCCAGAACTCTTTCGACCGTCTCGCCGATTCATCGGCAAATCTGGCCCACGAGATCCGGACCCCCATCAACATTCTGCGGGGCGAGGCGGAGGTCGCCCTCTCCCGCTCCCGCTCCGTGGACGAATACCGGCGGATTATCGAATCGAGCCTTGAGGAATACGAACGGCTCTCGCGGTTGATCGACAACATCCTCTTCCTTGCCAGGACCGAGCAACAGATCGAGCCGGTCCCCATGGACGCGGGCCGCGAGTTGGCGCTGCTCCGGGATTATTACGGCACCCTGGCCGAAGAGAAGGGGATCACCATATCCTGCACCGGCGGCGGGAGCATCGTTGCCGATCCGGTCCTCTTCCAGAGGGCCGTGGGGAATCTCCTGTCCAACGCCATCCGCTACACCCATGACGGCGGAGCGATTACCGTCGCCCTCACCCGTGACGACGCCGGAGCGGCGCGAATCACCATCACCGATACCGGCATCGGCATTGCGCCGGACGAACTCGCCAGGGTATTCGACCGCTTTTTCCGCAGCAGCGACGCGAGAAGCACCAATCCCCAAGGAACAGGCCTCGGCCTCGCCATCGTCCAATCGATCATGGAACTCCACCAGGGAAGCGTCTCGATTGAAAGCGAACCGGGACGGGGAACGTCCGTAACCCTGATCTTCCCGCAAGGGTAG